Within Bifidobacterium dentium JCM 1195 = DSM 20436, the genomic segment AACTCGCGTATCACGGCCAACCAGCGCACGGCGACGGCCTTCGAACTCGCCTCTGTTGCCGTTATTTTCCAGCACACGCACTGCGGCATCGCCCAAATCGAGCGCCAGTTGTGCGGTCAGGTCCCTGTTTGCCAATCCTCGAACGCCGTCGGTTCCGAACATACGTGGCATGAGTCTCAAGTCCTCGCTATCTGAAGTTGCTTTTTCCTTGCACTATCGTACTCACCTCACGCCACCACAGCGCAGATCGTGATGAAACGTTACGGAGCACATACGAAAGAAGGTGGATTCCCAAAGGAAATCCACCTTCTGTCTCGGCTCTCGTCAGAGGGCGGCGTTGAAGTCGCGCACCTTCAGTGTGCGATGGGAGGCCTCCACGTTGCCACGCACAATGCGCTTGAGCGCATTGTCGGCGTGCTCATGGGCGTCAAGCCACGCGTCACCGAGTTCGACCAGCTTGGCGGGGTCGGCATACCCCGGATACAAACCTTCGAGCAGGGCCTCGGCCATGTGGAAGGTCTTGTTCTGCCAGATCCAGTCAGCCACCTCAAAATACTTCTCGGCATACGGCTCGGCCAAGTCGGCACGTGGAGTGGCGGCGAAACCGCCCGCCACGGCCTCGAGCTGCATGTTGGTCAGCCCATTGTTGTTCAGCGCTTCGTTCCAAGCCCATGCCTTGGCCTCTGCGGTACCGGCCACCGCTCGGGCACCAAGGGCGAATTCACGGTTCTCGGTGGTTTCGCGCTTGGCAAGTTCCGCATCGATTTCGGCCTGGCCGATTTCGTTCACGGTGCTCAGAGCGTTGATGATGGTCCAACGGAAGTTATTGTCGATTTCAAGGCCCTCGAGTACCACGGAACCGTCAAGCAAACCCTTGGCATTGGCCGCGAAAGCCTCATCTGCCGGCTCGCCATAGCCAAGATAGGCGGTGATGAGCTGGAACTGCTCGTCGGAACCGGCTTCGGCCGCATTGGCCAGCTTGAACAGTTCGGCTGCCACATGTTCCACGACCGCTGCACGATCGGCCGGAGCGGTGTAATGCCATGCGGTGGTGCTGATCTGGGCCAGCGCATAGCGGAAGGTGGTGGATTCGTGCTCGGTGGCGAGCGCGGCCAGCGAGGTGTCGATGAACTGCTTGGCCGGCAGTTCGCCGTCACGCGTCATATCCCAGAAGGCCAGCCAGATCACGGAACGGGCCAGCGCATCGTCGAAACGATACAGGTTCTCGGCGGCGAATTTCAGGGATTGGTCGTCGAAGCGCAGCTTGGTGTAGGTCAGATCGTCGTCGTTCACGAGAATCAGCGCCGGGCGAGTCTTGCCTGCAGCCGCCTCGACCACGGTGGTCTCGCCATCGACGTCGAGCTCGAACTGATCGGTGCGCACGATCTTGCCGGTTGCCGGATCCTCATTGTAGAAACCGACGGCCAGACGGTGGGCGCGCAGCACCGGATGTTCGGCGGGAGCGGACTGCCTGAGTACAAGCTGCCTGATGGTGCCGTCCTCATTCTCCTGCACTTCGGTGGCGATGGTGTTGATGCCGGATTGTTCCAGCCACTGGGCGCTCCACGCCTTCAGATCACGGCCGGAAGTGAGCTCCAGTTCGGCGAGCAGGTCCGCCAGGGTTGCGTTGGCGTAGGCATGCTTGTTCAGATAGTTATTGATGCCCTGGAAGAACTTGTCGCGGCCTACATAGAACACGAGCTGCTTCAGGACGGAAGCGCCCTTGGCGTAGGTGATGCCGTCGAAGTTCACATAGGTATCGTTGAGGTCGTTGATCGGGGCGACGATCGGATGCGTGGTGCTCAGCTGATCTTGACGCAGCGCCCAGCTTTTCTCACCGGAGCTGAACGTGGCCCAGGCATCCTTCCATTCGGTGGCTTCGGCGGTGGCGAGCGTGGAGGTGAACTCGGCGAAGGATTCGTTGAGCCACAGGTCATTCCACCACTTCATGGTCACATAGTCGCCGAACCACATATGGGCAAGCTCGTGCAGCACGGTCACCACGCGACGTTCGGCGTAAGCATCGGTCACCTTGGATTCGAACACATACTGGTCACGGATGGTGACCATGCCGATGTTCTCCATGGCGCCGGCATTGTATTCCGGCACGTAGATCTGGTCGTACTTGGCGTACGGGTATGGCACGCCCCAGGTCTTGGCATAGAACGCGAAGCCCTTCTTGGTGATGTCGAACAGATAGTCGACGTCCTTGGCGAAGGCATCGGCAAGGGCCTGGCGGCAGTACATGGCCATCGGCACGGTGCGACCGTCTTCGTTGGCGTATTCGGTGTGCCATTCGGCGTACGGGCCGGCGCAGATGGCGGTCAGATAGGAACTCATGGTCGGGGTCGGCTCGAACACCCATCGGCGGGTGGTCTCGGCCTCATGCTCGCCGAGCGTACCTTCCTCCGTCACGATTTCGGTATCGGTCACGGAGGCTGCCGGCATATTGGAGGTGACGATCCAGGACTTGGCTGCAAGCACGGAGAAGTCGAACACGGCCTTGAGGTCAGGCTGGTCGAATACGGCGTAGACACGACGAGCGTCCGGCACTTCGAACTGGGAATAAAGATAGATGTTGCCATCGGAGGGATCAACGCTACGATGCAGACCTTCGCCGGTATTGGAGTACTGGCACAGAGCCTTGACGGTGACCTCGTTATGCGCTTCAAGATTCTTGAGCTCAATGCGGTCGTCGGCGAAGGCGGTCGTCGGATCGAGGGTCTCACCGTTCAGCACGATTTCACTCACTTCGTTGGCGATGAGGTCGAGGAAGCTGTTCGATCCCGGCTTTGCGTCGAAGGTGATGGTGGTTTCGGATCCGAAATCCTTGGCTCCGTGGGTCAGATCAAGGCTGACCGTGTAATGGATCGGTGCCGAAATGGTATCCTTGCGTTCTTCGGCTTCGATACGGGTGAGGTTTGCTCCTGGCATGTCACTCCTTGTTGCTTGGTTGTCTGTACAACGTAGGCGGCGTAACCAGTTGTTCCGGTTACGCCGCCCTAATCGTTCCAATGGTCGTTCAGGCTGGTTTCAGCTTACGCAGACGTTACGCCTTTGGTGTCACTTGGCCGCAGTTACGCCCGCAGCGTCATCGACGTCCTGCGCGATGTCGGCCACGACCGGCACGATCATCGGCTTGCGATGCAGCTGACGGGCCACCCAACTGCCAAGCGTGCGGCGCATGAGCTGCTGCAGCTTGTACGTATCGTGGGTACCGGTCATCATGGCATCCCGCAACTGCTCGACGATCTGGTGACGCACCTTGTCGAATTCGCTTTCATCCTCGGCAACGGCGTTGAGATAGATCTTCGGCCCCGCAATCACATCGGCGGTTTCGGTGTCGACGACCACGAAGCTGGACACGAATCCTTCAGTGCCGAGAATACGACGCTTCTCAAGCTCCTCATCCGTAAGCTCGCCGACGGAATCGCCATCCACATACACGTAGCCGCACGGCACGGAACCGACGACCGCGGCCTGGCCATGGTACAGGTCGACGACGTCGCCATCTTCAGCCAGCACGACGTTCTGCGGATCGACGCCGGTCTTGACGGCGATCATGCCGTTGGCCACCAAGTGACGGTTCTCACCGTGAATCGGCATGGCGCACTTCGGCTTGACGATGTTGTACATGTACAGCAGCTCGCCCTCGTTGCAATGGCCGGAGACGTGCACGGCCGCATTATCGCGGTTGACCACACGCGCACCCAATTGCACGAGCTTGTTGATGACCTTGTAGACCTCGTGCTCGTTGCCCGGGATCAGGGAGCTGGCCAGAATCACCGTGTCGAATTCGTTGATGGTGATATCGCGGTGGTTGCCGTCGGCGATACGGCCCAAGGCGGCCATCGGCTCGCCTTGGGAGCCGGTGCACATGTAGACGAGCTTGTCGTCCTGCACATCATGGGACTGCTTCAGGTCGATGACGGTGTCTTCCGGCAGACGCAAGTAGCCCAAATCGGCTGCGATGGACATGTTGCGCACCATGGAACGGCCGACGAACACAACCTTGCGGCCGTACTTGTGAGCGGCGTCGACGACCTGCTGCACGCGATGCACGTGGCTGGAGAAGCTGGCCACGATGATCTTGCGGGTAGCCTGCGCGAACGCCTGGTCAAGGGCCGGACCGATGGAGGTCTCCGGCTTGACGAAGCCCGGCACCTCGGCGTTGGTGGAGTCCATCATCAGAAGGTCCACGCCCTTTTCGCCGAGCTTGCCGAATTCCACCAGATCGGTGATGCGATGGTCAAGCGGCAGCTGGTCGAGTTTGATATCGCCGGTGTCGATCAGGGAACCGGCCGGAGTCTGCACGAATACGGCCAGAGCGTCCGGGATGGAGTGGGTCACGTTCACGAATTCAAGGTTGTATGGGCCCACCTTGAGCTTGTCGCGGCCCTTGACCTCGACAAGCGTCGGATTGATGTGGTGCTCCTTGCACTTGGCCTCCGCGAAGGCCAGTGTGAGCTTGGAGCCGATCAGTGGAATGTCCGGGCGCAGTTTCAGCAGGTACGGTACGCCACCGATGTGGTCCTCATGACCGTGGGTGAGCACCAGAGCCTCGACCTTGTCGAGACGATCCTTGATGTAGTGGAAGTCAGGCAGGATCAGGTCCACGCCCGGCTGCTCCTCTTCCGGAAACAGCACACCGCAGTCGATGAGCAGCAAGTGGCCATTGTATTCGACCACGTTCATATTGCGACCGATCTCACCCAAACCGCCCAGCGGCACGATGCGCATGGAGCCCTTGCGGTACTTTGGCGGGGCGATC encodes:
- the pepN gene encoding aminopeptidase N, which translates into the protein MPGANLTRIEAEERKDTISAPIHYTVSLDLTHGAKDFGSETTITFDAKPGSNSFLDLIANEVSEIVLNGETLDPTTAFADDRIELKNLEAHNEVTVKALCQYSNTGEGLHRSVDPSDGNIYLYSQFEVPDARRVYAVFDQPDLKAVFDFSVLAAKSWIVTSNMPAASVTDTEIVTEEGTLGEHEAETTRRWVFEPTPTMSSYLTAICAGPYAEWHTEYANEDGRTVPMAMYCRQALADAFAKDVDYLFDITKKGFAFYAKTWGVPYPYAKYDQIYVPEYNAGAMENIGMVTIRDQYVFESKVTDAYAERRVVTVLHELAHMWFGDYVTMKWWNDLWLNESFAEFTSTLATAEATEWKDAWATFSSGEKSWALRQDQLSTTHPIVAPINDLNDTYVNFDGITYAKGASVLKQLVFYVGRDKFFQGINNYLNKHAYANATLADLLAELELTSGRDLKAWSAQWLEQSGINTIATEVQENEDGTIRQLVLRQSAPAEHPVLRAHRLAVGFYNEDPATGKIVRTDQFELDVDGETTVVEAAAGKTRPALILVNDDDLTYTKLRFDDQSLKFAAENLYRFDDALARSVIWLAFWDMTRDGELPAKQFIDTSLAALATEHESTTFRYALAQISTTAWHYTAPADRAAVVEHVAAELFKLANAAEAGSDEQFQLITAYLGYGEPADEAFAANAKGLLDGSVVLEGLEIDNNFRWTIINALSTVNEIGQAEIDAELAKRETTENREFALGARAVAGTAEAKAWAWNEALNNNGLTNMQLEAVAGGFAATPRADLAEPYAEKYFEVADWIWQNKTFHMAEALLEGLYPGYADPAKLVELGDAWLDAHEHADNALKRIVRGNVEASHRTLKVRDFNAAL
- a CDS encoding ribonuclease J; the protein is MATEETKKKTTHKRGSKAVKRTDSAAKKESATTRKSSGRTRNANGAGRGKGTGTRSAGNRRSTRPAPQATAPQQDSVLIAPPKYRKGSMRIVPLGGLGEIGRNMNVVEYNGHLLLIDCGVLFPEEEQPGVDLILPDFHYIKDRLDKVEALVLTHGHEDHIGGVPYLLKLRPDIPLIGSKLTLAFAEAKCKEHHINPTLVEVKGRDKLKVGPYNLEFVNVTHSIPDALAVFVQTPAGSLIDTGDIKLDQLPLDHRITDLVEFGKLGEKGVDLLMMDSTNAEVPGFVKPETSIGPALDQAFAQATRKIIVASFSSHVHRVQQVVDAAHKYGRKVVFVGRSMVRNMSIAADLGYLRLPEDTVIDLKQSHDVQDDKLVYMCTGSQGEPMAALGRIADGNHRDITINEFDTVILASSLIPGNEHEVYKVINKLVQLGARVVNRDNAAVHVSGHCNEGELLYMYNIVKPKCAMPIHGENRHLVANGMIAVKTGVDPQNVVLAEDGDVVDLYHGQAAVVGSVPCGYVYVDGDSVGELTDEELEKRRILGTEGFVSSFVVVDTETADVIAGPKIYLNAVAEDESEFDKVRHQIVEQLRDAMMTGTHDTYKLQQLMRRTLGSWVARQLHRKPMIVPVVADIAQDVDDAAGVTAAK